The DNA sequence ATTACCCAGATTATTGGAGTAGCAGCAGTAGCCGCCTTCGCTTTCATCGCTGGATTCATCTTATTCAAAGTTCTTAAATCAACTGTTGGATTAAGAGTTCCAAAACGCATCGAAGAAGAAGGTTTGGATATTTACGAACATGGTGAAAGTGCTTATAATTGATATTTTCTTCAACAATTAAGTTTGTTGTTATTCAAAGAAGAGGGGACTGTTGGGGGACAGAACCCTCTTTCTTTTACAAAGAAGCCACACAAAACTAAAATCATGTAGTTTTTCATTTAACCCCATACTTTTACACTACTTTAATGTTATTTTATTATTTATTATCACTTACACCCCATTATATTACAACACAAATGTAATTTATATACTATTTTTACACATGTAATTAATTGTTCGAATAACTATTTTTCAAGCCGAAATATTTTTTTTAGACAAGAAACTAGTTTGAAAACAAACATAGGTTGAACGCTAAAATTAATTATCATGGGAAAGGAAATCAACTTCTTTATTTTTGGAACTTTGGCATTCTGTAATACAAACGCTAAAATCCAGAAATATTTTTCCGGAAGAAAAACCGGAATTTTGAGAAGTAATTTATGGCATGGCAGCTAGTTTTATTTACTCAAAAAAAAATCGGATGAATAACACTCTTTATGTTTTTAACGACACAAAAACACAATGCTGTTATTTATCTTTGAAGAAACACTACACTTCTGTACCCAATACAGAATCTCCACATACTGGAAAAACTTCCATTTTAATCCGAAATATTTAGTTCTAATACTCCCACATTTTCAAATTTGAATTTGAAAGCTGTGTGTTTATTATTGTCTCTGATCAGAATTCAATTGGGTTCAAGCACCTAAATTATTAATCTGGTATGATTTCCGTATTACATTTTCAATATTATGTTTTATAAAAATTCTTGACAATCAATATTTATTAACAAATCAATGTCAAGCATCTGCATACTATTCATAATTACAGAAAATTATTATTAAAAATTACACGAAATAAACATTAAATATCTGATAATGAAAAAGATTGAAGCAATAATTAGAGTTTCAAAGTTCGAAGAAGTCAAAGCAGCTTTGAAAGAGGTAGGTATCGATTTTTTATCCTATTGGGATGCTACAGGTCTTGGCAATGAACTACATAAAGGAGAACGAGTATATCGAGGAACTGTATCCGACACGGAATATATACCCCGAAGAGTACTAAACATAGTTGTTAGAGATATTAACTTGCAAAAAACAATTGATTGCATCTTAAAATCTGCAAGAACTGGAATTGTAGGAGACGGAAAAATTTTCGTTTGGGACATCAATGATTCCTACAGAATCAGAACTGGTGAATCTGGAGATACGTCTCTATTCAACCTTGATTAGGAAGAAAACATTAAAATCTTAAATTCAAAATCATGCATAAAAAATTTATCATATTATCTATAATAAGCTTATTTCTATTGGTACTTCCAACGGTAAGCTTATTTGAATCGAGCTCACTTTACGCGGCAGAAAAAGTAGCTGACCCTACCGGGGCAACCACAGGTACAGCAGACGATGTGGCAGCAGCCACTCCTGGCCAGCCAACCTTAGGTGAAGTTGCAGCGCAGGCAGGTCACAACAAGGTTTCTATCAATATGGTATGGCTATTAATAACCGGCTTTTTAGTCATGTTCATGCAAGCTGGATTTGCCATGGTAGAAGCCGGATTAACCCGCGCCAAGAATGCCGCCCACACCATGTCGATGAACATGATGGTTTACGCTTTAGGTATGATCGGATTCTTCATCAGTGGTTTCGCAATCATGTTTGGGGGTATTGGAGCGTTAGGAACACTTGGAGGCTATGGCGGACTTGCCCATGAATTTACGATAAACTTATTTGGTCATTCGTTTGGTTTGTTTGGAATGAAAGGATTTTTTCTTGCAGGTGGTGAAACTTATGATGTAGCCGTCTTTGGATTATTCCTTTTCCAGATGGTATTTATGGATACGACAGCCACCATACCAACAGGGTCAATGGCCGAACGTTGGAAATTCTCATCCTTCGCAATTTATGGTGTTATTGTAGGCGCCATTATCTATCCAATTTTTGGGAACTGGGTATGGGGCGGTGGCTGGTTAGCTCAGCTCGGAGCTAATTTCGGTTTAGGACATGGAACTGTCGACTTTGCAGGATCAGCAGTAGTGCATATGACTGGTGGAGTCTTGGCCTTTGTGGGTGCAAAAATGATTGGGCCTCGTTTAGGAAAATATAATAAAGACGGTTCACCAAATGCTATTCCTGGACACAATATTCCAATGGCTGTTGTCGGTTGCTTTATCCTTGCATTCGGATGGTTTGGATTCAATCCCGGATCGACGTTGGCTGGAGGCGATTTAAGAATAAGCGTAGTTGCAGTAAATACAATGATTGCTTCTGCAACCGGTGCATTTGCTTCTATGATTTACATGTGGTTTTTCAAAACTAAAAAACCAGATCCATCTATGATGATCAACGGCATGCTGGCCGGATTGGTTGCCATCACTGCTCCATGTGCTTTCATTACTGTACAATCAGCTGCTCTTATCGGGCTTGTTGCAGGTGTTTTAGTTATCGAAGCAGCTTTCTTCATTGAGAAAAAACTTAAAGTTGACGATCCTGTTGGTGCAGTTGCAGTACACGGAGTTAATGGTATGTGGGGAGTTATTGCCTTAGGATTATTTGCCGACGGAACATATGGCGACGGATGGAATGGCGTTGCTGGAACTGTAAAAGGATTATTCTATGGAGATGCCTCTCAATTCGTTGCACAGCTTATTGGGGTAGCCACAAATATCATTTATGTTGGCGTCATTGGCTGGGTTGTGTTTAAATTAATTGATAAAATTGTTGGAAATAGAGTTAGCGCTCAGGATGAACTGGATGGATTGGATGTACCAGAAATGGGAACTGAAGGGTATTCTGGTATGAAAATGGACAAAAATTCTGAAACACCTTTATCTCATTAAGAAAACAATCAAAAGATATTTTCTTCAACAATTAAGTTTGTTGTTATTCAAAGAAGAGGGGACTGTTGGGGG is a window from the Aquipluma nitroreducens genome containing:
- a CDS encoding P-II family nitrogen regulator, giving the protein MKKIEAIIRVSKFEEVKAALKEVGIDFLSYWDATGLGNELHKGERVYRGTVSDTEYIPRRVLNIVVRDINLQKTIDCILKSARTGIVGDGKIFVWDINDSYRIRTGESGDTSLFNLD
- a CDS encoding ammonium transporter, whose product is MHKKFIILSIISLFLLVLPTVSLFESSSLYAAEKVADPTGATTGTADDVAAATPGQPTLGEVAAQAGHNKVSINMVWLLITGFLVMFMQAGFAMVEAGLTRAKNAAHTMSMNMMVYALGMIGFFISGFAIMFGGIGALGTLGGYGGLAHEFTINLFGHSFGLFGMKGFFLAGGETYDVAVFGLFLFQMVFMDTTATIPTGSMAERWKFSSFAIYGVIVGAIIYPIFGNWVWGGGWLAQLGANFGLGHGTVDFAGSAVVHMTGGVLAFVGAKMIGPRLGKYNKDGSPNAIPGHNIPMAVVGCFILAFGWFGFNPGSTLAGGDLRISVVAVNTMIASATGAFASMIYMWFFKTKKPDPSMMINGMLAGLVAITAPCAFITVQSAALIGLVAGVLVIEAAFFIEKKLKVDDPVGAVAVHGVNGMWGVIALGLFADGTYGDGWNGVAGTVKGLFYGDASQFVAQLIGVATNIIYVGVIGWVVFKLIDKIVGNRVSAQDELDGLDVPEMGTEGYSGMKMDKNSETPLSH